One Arvicanthis niloticus isolate mArvNil1 chromosome 13, mArvNil1.pat.X, whole genome shotgun sequence genomic window carries:
- the Slc38a2 gene encoding sodium-coupled neutral amino acid symporter 2 isoform X2 produces the protein MWTWIRKTRTFYLNQIWGRRSTRQTLILLTFVSIFSLYSVHLLLKTANEGGSLLYEQLGHKAYGLAGKLAASGSITMQNIGAMSSYLFIVKYELPLVIKALMNIEDTNGLWYLNGDYLVLLVSFVLILPLSLLRNLGYLGYTSGLSLLCMIFFLIVVICKKFQIPCPVEAALMANETVNGTLTQAALAALASNITAADTCRPRYFIFNSQTVYAVPILTFSFVCHPAVLPIYEELKSRSRRRMMNVSKISFFAMFLMYLLAALFGYLTFYEHVESELLHTYSAIVGTDILLLVVRLAVLVAVTLTVPVVIFPIRSSVTHLLCPTKEFNWFRHSVITVTILAFTNLLVIFVPTIRDIFGFIGASAAAMLIFILPSAFYIKLVKKEPMRSVQKIGALCFLLSGIVVMIGSMGLIVLDWVHDASAGGH, from the exons ATGTGGACGTGGATCCGGAAAACCAGAACTTTTTACTTGAATCAAATTTGGGGAAGAAGAAGTACGAGACAGACTTT AATTCTCCTGACGTTCGTGTCAATTTTCTCCCTTTACTCCGTCCATCTCCTCCTCAAGACGGCCAATGAAGGAG GATCTTTATTATACGAACAGTTGGGACATAAGGCATATGGTCTGGCTGGAAAGCTAGCAGCCTCCGGGTCGATTACAATGCAGAACATTGGAG CTATGTCAAGCTACCTCTTCATAGTGAAATATGAGTTACCTTTGGTGATCAAGGCATTAATGAACATTGAAGATACAAATGG gtTGTGGTATCTGAACGGTGACTATCTGGTCCTGCTGGTGTCCTTTGTCCTCATTCTCCCATTGTCGCTGCTGAGAAATCTAG GATACTTGGGGTACACCAGTGGCCTTTCTCTGCTCTGTATGATATTCTTTCTGATTGTG GTGATTTGCAAGAAGTTTCAGATCCCTTGCCCTGTGGAAGCCGCTTTGATGGCCAACGAAACTGTGAACGGCACCCTTACCCAGGCAGCGTTGGCAGCGCTGGCGTCCAACATCACCGCGGCCGACACTTGCAGGCCACGATACTTTATCTTCAACTCACAG ACTGTGTACGCTGTGCCCATCCTGACGTTTTCCTTCGTCTGCCATCCTGCTGTGCTTCCAATTTATGAAGAGCTGAAGAG CCGCAGCCGGAGAAGGATGATGAACGTGTCCAAGATTTCTTTCTTCGCCATGTTTCTGATGTATTTGCTCGCCGCTCTCTTTGGATACCTGACCTTTTACG AGCACGTGGAATCAGAATTGCTGCATACCTACTCCGCGATTGTGGGGACTGACATTCTCCTCCTCGTTGTCCGCTTGGCTGTGCTGGTGGCTGTCACCCTCACGGTCCCAGTAGTTATTTTCCCA ATCCGGAGTTCTGTCACTCATTTGCTGTGTCCTACAAAAGAGTTCAACTGGTTCCGGCACAGTGTCATCACTGTGACGATCTTGGCCTTCACCAATTTGCTCGTCATCTTTGTCCCCACGATTAGAGACATCTTCGGGTTCATTG GTGCGTCGGCTGCCGCCATGCTGATCTTTATCCTTCCGTCTGCCTTCTACATCAAGTTAGTGAAGAAAGAACCTATGAGATCCGTGCAGAAGATTGGG GCTCTGTGTTTTCTCTTGAGTGGCATCGTGGTGATGATCGGAAGCATGGGCTTGATTGTTCTGGATTGGGTCCACGATGCCTCTGCAGGTGGGCATTAA
- the Slc38a2 gene encoding sodium-coupled neutral amino acid symporter 2 isoform X1: MKKTEMGRFNISPDEDSSSYSSNSDFNYSYPTKQAALKSHYVDVDPENQNFLLESNLGKKKYETDFHPGTTSFGMSVFNLSNAIVGSGILGLSYAMANTGIALFIILLTFVSIFSLYSVHLLLKTANEGGSLLYEQLGHKAYGLAGKLAASGSITMQNIGAMSSYLFIVKYELPLVIKALMNIEDTNGLWYLNGDYLVLLVSFVLILPLSLLRNLGYLGYTSGLSLLCMIFFLIVVICKKFQIPCPVEAALMANETVNGTLTQAALAALASNITAADTCRPRYFIFNSQTVYAVPILTFSFVCHPAVLPIYEELKSRSRRRMMNVSKISFFAMFLMYLLAALFGYLTFYEHVESELLHTYSAIVGTDILLLVVRLAVLVAVTLTVPVVIFPIRSSVTHLLCPTKEFNWFRHSVITVTILAFTNLLVIFVPTIRDIFGFIGASAAAMLIFILPSAFYIKLVKKEPMRSVQKIGALCFLLSGIVVMIGSMGLIVLDWVHDASAGGH; encoded by the exons ATGAAGAAGACCGAGATGGGAAGGTTCAACATCTCCCCGGATGAGGACAGCAGCAGTTACAGCTCCAACAGTGACTTCAACTACTCCTACCCCACCAAGCAGGCTGCTCTGAAAAG ccatTATGTGGACGTGGATCCGGAAAACCAGAACTTTTTACTTGAATCAAATTTGGGGAAGAAGAAGTACGAGACAGACTTT CATCCAGGTACTACTTCCTTTGGAATGTCAGTATTTAATCTGAGCAATGCGATTGTGGGCAGTGGAATCCTTGGGCTTTCTTATGCCATGGCTAATACTGGAATTGCTCTTTTTAT AATTCTCCTGACGTTCGTGTCAATTTTCTCCCTTTACTCCGTCCATCTCCTCCTCAAGACGGCCAATGAAGGAG GATCTTTATTATACGAACAGTTGGGACATAAGGCATATGGTCTGGCTGGAAAGCTAGCAGCCTCCGGGTCGATTACAATGCAGAACATTGGAG CTATGTCAAGCTACCTCTTCATAGTGAAATATGAGTTACCTTTGGTGATCAAGGCATTAATGAACATTGAAGATACAAATGG gtTGTGGTATCTGAACGGTGACTATCTGGTCCTGCTGGTGTCCTTTGTCCTCATTCTCCCATTGTCGCTGCTGAGAAATCTAG GATACTTGGGGTACACCAGTGGCCTTTCTCTGCTCTGTATGATATTCTTTCTGATTGTG GTGATTTGCAAGAAGTTTCAGATCCCTTGCCCTGTGGAAGCCGCTTTGATGGCCAACGAAACTGTGAACGGCACCCTTACCCAGGCAGCGTTGGCAGCGCTGGCGTCCAACATCACCGCGGCCGACACTTGCAGGCCACGATACTTTATCTTCAACTCACAG ACTGTGTACGCTGTGCCCATCCTGACGTTTTCCTTCGTCTGCCATCCTGCTGTGCTTCCAATTTATGAAGAGCTGAAGAG CCGCAGCCGGAGAAGGATGATGAACGTGTCCAAGATTTCTTTCTTCGCCATGTTTCTGATGTATTTGCTCGCCGCTCTCTTTGGATACCTGACCTTTTACG AGCACGTGGAATCAGAATTGCTGCATACCTACTCCGCGATTGTGGGGACTGACATTCTCCTCCTCGTTGTCCGCTTGGCTGTGCTGGTGGCTGTCACCCTCACGGTCCCAGTAGTTATTTTCCCA ATCCGGAGTTCTGTCACTCATTTGCTGTGTCCTACAAAAGAGTTCAACTGGTTCCGGCACAGTGTCATCACTGTGACGATCTTGGCCTTCACCAATTTGCTCGTCATCTTTGTCCCCACGATTAGAGACATCTTCGGGTTCATTG GTGCGTCGGCTGCCGCCATGCTGATCTTTATCCTTCCGTCTGCCTTCTACATCAAGTTAGTGAAGAAAGAACCTATGAGATCCGTGCAGAAGATTGGG GCTCTGTGTTTTCTCTTGAGTGGCATCGTGGTGATGATCGGAAGCATGGGCTTGATTGTTCTGGATTGGGTCCACGATGCCTCTGCAGGTGGGCATTAA